The following proteins are co-located in the Solanum pennellii chromosome 1, SPENNV200 genome:
- the LOC107004242 gene encoding uncharacterized protein LOC107004242, with the protein MIYRCTPLDSHLQYHSSDLPLKISIRGRLQSGVLMDHTPCDFVIDVEMCNNTIEEVATTHTISIDKVGNRFFNNICDEEQLIRPENGFRMISNVKDDDELSPENVKVLVDHKVKGLVAENGVEKKNVKDKRKSGSAKKPPRPPRGLSLDAADQKLIKEIAELAMMKRVRIERIKASKKMKAAKASSNSSSSSTSSVLAFLFTVLFFLVLCFQGMSSGSSTVISHDSPQPSGSRSNSFIIQQYYSDLSARTATKSAGSHNLVGQISGSDPKDSPKSVAS; encoded by the exons atgatATATAGGTGCACTCCTCTTGATTCACATCTCCAATATCACTCTTCGGATCTGCCTCTAAAG ATCAGTATCCGGGGCAGATTGCAGAGTGGAGTTCTCATGGATCATACACCCTGTGATTTTGTGATTGATGTTGAGATGTGCAACAACACCATTGAAGAAGTAGCAACTACTCATACTATTTCCATTGATAAAGTAGGAAATAGATTTTTCAACAACATTTGTGATGAAGAACAACTTATTAGACCTGAAAATGGGTTTCGTATGATTAGCAATGTAAAGGATGACGATGAGCTTTCTCCGGAGAATGTAAAGGTGTTGGTAGACCATAAGGTTAAGGGATTAGTGGCTGAAAATGGCGTAGAGAAGAAAAATGTGAAAGATAAGCGTAAATCCGGTAGTGCTAAAAAGCCTCCTAGACCTCCAAGAGGATTATCTTTGGATGCTGCTGATCAGAAGCTTATTAAAGAGATCGCTGAACTCGCAATGATGAAACGTGTACGGATTGAGAGAATTAAGGCTTCGAAGAAAATGAAAGCAGCAAAAGCATCTTcaaattcatcatcatcatcgacCAGCAGTGTCCTTGCCTTTCTCTTCACTGTCCTCTTCTTTCTCGTGCTGTGTTTTCAAG GTATGTCCTCTGGAAGTTCCACTGTGATTTCTCACGATTCCCCTCAACCAAGTGGATCAAGATCGAATAGCTTTATTATTCAACAATACTACTCTGATCTGTCTGCCAGAACTGCTACTAAAAGTGCTGGCTCACACAA TTTAGTAGGGCAGATTTCTGGATCAGATCCTAAGGACAGCCCGAAAAGTGTAGCGAGTTGA